A stretch of the Aegilops tauschii subsp. strangulata cultivar AL8/78 chromosome 4, Aet v6.0, whole genome shotgun sequence genome encodes the following:
- the LOC109757390 gene encoding protein ENHANCED DOWNY MILDEW 2 isoform X5: MAGTKAAMEDYSVRMGFVDDYICAICDEGGDLICCDGDCGRSFHPTKPTGEASHCDTLGLSEEQLFLCENCESKKHQCFVCGELGSSDQGGGGQVIIQCNKRGCKRFYHPECLPLDINNLPGDSCPMHECYSCKKKHATSKGNKTTGKTKGKETCRKKHATSEGNKTRGKSKGRGTWEMDLVLCRRCPKAFHRKCLPRKIYGGEGEIQRIWETAGGTVFYCRDHEMVENLRSAKRNRIKFREEKPKGAAENQSVEDGNK; this comes from the exons ATGGCAG GAACCAAAGCTGCCATGGAGGACTATAGTGTGAGGATGGGTTTTGTG GATGATTATATTTGTGCTATTTGTGATGAGGGTGGCGACTTGATATG TTGTGATGGTGACTGTGGGAGGTCATTCCACCCAACCAAACCTACTGGTGAAGCTTCTCATTGCGACACTCTTGGTCTGAGTGAAGAACAACTG TTTCTGTGCGAAAATTGTGAGTCTAAGAAGCACCAGTGCTTTGTTTGCGGAGAGTTGGGATCTTCAGaccaaggaggaggcggacag GTCATCATACAGTGCAATAAAAGGGGCTGTAAGCGCTTTTACCACCCTGAATGTCTTCCACTGGACATCAATAATTTGCCAGGGGATTCATGCCCTATGCATGAATGCTACTCGTGCAAGAAAAAACATGCAACATCAAAGGGTAACAAAACAACAGGAAAAACAAAGGGAAAAGAAACGTGCAGGAAAAAACATGCAACGTCGGAGGGTAATAAAACAAGAGGAAAATCAAAGGGAAGGGGAACGTGGGAAATGGACTTGGTGCTATGCAGGCGCTGCCCCAAAGCATTTCATCGGAAGTGCTTGCCAAG GAAAATCTATGGCGGTGAAGGTGAAATACAGAGGATATGGGAGACTGCGGGTGGGACTGTGTTCTATTGCAG GGATCATGAGATGGTAGAAAATCTCAGAAGTGCAAAGAGGAACCGTATTAAGTTTCGAGAAGAAAAACCTAAAGGTGCGGCTGAAAATCAAAGTGTTGAGGATGGGAACAAGTGA
- the LOC109757390 gene encoding protein ENHANCED DOWNY MILDEW 2 isoform X4, protein MIRERGQQGTKAAMEDYSVRMGFVDDYICAICDEGGDLICCDGDCGRSFHPTKPTGEASHCDTLGLSEEQLFLCENCESKKHQCFVCGELGSSDQGGGGQVIIQCNKRGCKRFYHPECLPLDINNLPGDSCPMHECYSCKKKHATSKGNKTTGKTKGKETCRKKHATSEGNKTRGKSKGRGTWEMDLVLCRRCPKAFHRKCLPRKIYGGEGEIQRIWETAGGTVFYCRDHEMVENLRSAKRNRIKFREEKPKGAAENQSVEDGNK, encoded by the exons GAACCAAAGCTGCCATGGAGGACTATAGTGTGAGGATGGGTTTTGTG GATGATTATATTTGTGCTATTTGTGATGAGGGTGGCGACTTGATATG TTGTGATGGTGACTGTGGGAGGTCATTCCACCCAACCAAACCTACTGGTGAAGCTTCTCATTGCGACACTCTTGGTCTGAGTGAAGAACAACTG TTTCTGTGCGAAAATTGTGAGTCTAAGAAGCACCAGTGCTTTGTTTGCGGAGAGTTGGGATCTTCAGaccaaggaggaggcggacag GTCATCATACAGTGCAATAAAAGGGGCTGTAAGCGCTTTTACCACCCTGAATGTCTTCCACTGGACATCAATAATTTGCCAGGGGATTCATGCCCTATGCATGAATGCTACTCGTGCAAGAAAAAACATGCAACATCAAAGGGTAACAAAACAACAGGAAAAACAAAGGGAAAAGAAACGTGCAGGAAAAAACATGCAACGTCGGAGGGTAATAAAACAAGAGGAAAATCAAAGGGAAGGGGAACGTGGGAAATGGACTTGGTGCTATGCAGGCGCTGCCCCAAAGCATTTCATCGGAAGTGCTTGCCAAG GAAAATCTATGGCGGTGAAGGTGAAATACAGAGGATATGGGAGACTGCGGGTGGGACTGTGTTCTATTGCAG GGATCATGAGATGGTAGAAAATCTCAGAAGTGCAAAGAGGAACCGTATTAAGTTTCGAGAAGAAAAACCTAAAGGTGCGGCTGAAAATCAAAGTGTTGAGGATGGGAACAAGTGA
- the LOC109757390 gene encoding protein ENHANCED DOWNY MILDEW 2 isoform X2, producing MIPICHALDGIGKVDQGTKAAMEDYSVRMGFVDDYICAICDEGGDLICCDGDCGRSFHPTKPTGEASHCDTLGLSEEQLFLCENCESKKHQCFVCGELGSSDQGGGGQVIIQCNKRGCKRFYHPECLPLDINNLPGDSCPMHECYSCKKKHATSKGNKTTGKTKGKETCRKKHATSEGNKTRGKSKGRGTWEMDLVLCRRCPKAFHRKCLPRKIYGGEGEIQRIWETAGGTVFYCRDHEMVENLRSAKRNRIKFREEKPKGAAENQSVEDGNK from the exons ATGATACCGATTTGTCACGCCCTGGATGGGATTGGGAAAGTAGATCAGG GAACCAAAGCTGCCATGGAGGACTATAGTGTGAGGATGGGTTTTGTG GATGATTATATTTGTGCTATTTGTGATGAGGGTGGCGACTTGATATG TTGTGATGGTGACTGTGGGAGGTCATTCCACCCAACCAAACCTACTGGTGAAGCTTCTCATTGCGACACTCTTGGTCTGAGTGAAGAACAACTG TTTCTGTGCGAAAATTGTGAGTCTAAGAAGCACCAGTGCTTTGTTTGCGGAGAGTTGGGATCTTCAGaccaaggaggaggcggacag GTCATCATACAGTGCAATAAAAGGGGCTGTAAGCGCTTTTACCACCCTGAATGTCTTCCACTGGACATCAATAATTTGCCAGGGGATTCATGCCCTATGCATGAATGCTACTCGTGCAAGAAAAAACATGCAACATCAAAGGGTAACAAAACAACAGGAAAAACAAAGGGAAAAGAAACGTGCAGGAAAAAACATGCAACGTCGGAGGGTAATAAAACAAGAGGAAAATCAAAGGGAAGGGGAACGTGGGAAATGGACTTGGTGCTATGCAGGCGCTGCCCCAAAGCATTTCATCGGAAGTGCTTGCCAAG GAAAATCTATGGCGGTGAAGGTGAAATACAGAGGATATGGGAGACTGCGGGTGGGACTGTGTTCTATTGCAG GGATCATGAGATGGTAGAAAATCTCAGAAGTGCAAAGAGGAACCGTATTAAGTTTCGAGAAGAAAAACCTAAAGGTGCGGCTGAAAATCAAAGTGTTGAGGATGGGAACAAGTGA